One genomic window of Arachis hypogaea cultivar Tifrunner chromosome 8, arahy.Tifrunner.gnm2.J5K5, whole genome shotgun sequence includes the following:
- the LOC112705417 gene encoding uncharacterized protein, whose amino-acid sequence MKFPHLYSVVSKYMIHGPCGRVRPTSPCMKDGRCSKFYPKQFVNYTSFDEDGYPIYKRQDIGVTVKSHVVDLDNRFVVPYNPLLLMKYQAHINLEFCNKSNVIKYLFKYINKGPDRVTATISHSTETTHSFEVVDEIKQYYDCRYLSPCESMWRIFAYEIHHRWPPVQRLRFHLPNQQHVVFDDHDTIGSVLIRNRDLMTMFTAWMMANRTYVEGRTLTYVEFPSKFVYDLQSRQWKPRRRGFSIGRLSFVHPSTGELFYMRMLLNVQRGCTSFRSIRTVNSVLYDTFQEACSAMGFLIDDNEFVLAINEAAELSSGTQLRKLFVSLLISGSVSRPVLVWNQTWKYLSDDIIYYRRSELHIPGITMTDEELQTFCLIEIEKLLQANGKSLRDFAGMPLPNVNLVSQFSNSLVLRELEYDISVMLEEHDSNFPKLNEEQKSIYDRIIHCVTNKEHGLFFIYGFGGTGKTFLYRLLSAKLRSQRRIVINVASSGIASLLLPGGKTAHSMFGIPIELNEDTICRIPKDSPKADLIRLAELIIWDEAPMTNKLAFEALDRSFRDIMTSISVSNKDLPFGGKIIVLGGDFRQVLPVIPKASRAEIVMASINSSILWKHFEVLTLTKNMRLESATNQSNLEELKRFSDWILQIGEGRIGTIINEKLLVQIPNEFLIFPSDNPIDDIINAIYPDIVRNFDDTGFFQDRAILAPTVEIVEEINDHIVQLLPGTEKEYLSADSICGSDAYCDVDVDWINTEFLNQIKCSGLPNHSLKLKKGVPIILLRNIDPAGGLCNGTRLIVRDLGTNVIGAEIVSGSHIGDKVFIPRMNLIPSDAGMPFKFQRRQFPINLCFAMTINKSQGQTLSSVGLFLRRPVFSHSQLYVAISRVKSKDGLRILVSSEENDDSTLTHNVVFKEIFDKIL is encoded by the exons ATGAAGTTTCCACATTTGTATAGTGTGGTTAGTAAATACATGATTCATGGCCCTTGTGGTAGGGTAAGACCAACTTCTCCATGCATGAAAGATGGAAGATGCTCCAAGTTTTATCCGAAGCAGTTTGTTAATTATACGAGTTTTGATGAAGATGGTTATCCTATTTACAAGCGTCAAGATATTGGTGTTACAGTTAAAAGTCACGTTGTTGATCTTGATAATAGATTTGTTGTTCCATATAATCCATTATTGTTGATGAAGTACCAGGCTCATATTAATTTGGAATTTTGCAACAAGTCAAATGTTATAAAGTATCTTTTCAAGTACATTAACAAGGGTCCAGATCGTGTAACTGCAACTATTAGTCATTCAACTGAGACAACTCATTCTTTTGAAGTGGTTGATGAGATCAAACAGTATTATGATTGTCGGTATCTTTCACCTTGTGAATCTATGTGGAGAATTTTTGCATATGAAATTCATCATAGATGGCCACCTGTGCAAAGACTCAGATTTCATTTACCTAATCAGCAGCATGTTGTGTTCGATGATCATGATACTATTGGCTCTGTTTTAATAAGAAATAGAGATTTGATGACAATGTTTACTGCTTGGATGATGGCTAATCGAACATATGTTGAAGGACGAACACTAACATATGTTGAGTTCCCAAGTAAATTCGTTTATGATTTACAATCTCGACAGTGGAAACCAAGAAGAAGGGGATTTTCTATAGGAAGATTAAGTTTTGTTCATCCTTCAACTGGTGAGCTGTTCTATATGCGTATGCTTCTCAATGTGCAAAGAGGATGCACCAGTTTTCGAAGTATAAGGACTGTCAATTCTGTTTTATATGATACATTCCAAGAGGCATGTTCTGCCATGGGTTTTTTAATAGATGATAATGAGTTTGTCTTGGCCATTAATGAAGCGGCTGAGTTATCTTCTGGCACCCAATTGAGAAAACTTTTTGTTTCATTGTTAATATCTGGTTCTGTCTCTAGGCCCGTTTTAGTTTGGAATCAAACTTGGAAATATTTATCTGATGATATCATTTATTACAGGCGAAGTGAGCTTCATATTCCAG GAATAACAATGACTGACGAAGAGTTACAAACATTTTGTCTAATAGAGATAGAGAAATTGCTACAGGCCAATGGAAAATCATTAAGAGATTTTGCTGGTATGCCGCTTCCTAATGTTAATTTGGTCTCACAATTTAGTAATTCTTTGGTGTTGCGTGAATTAGAATATGACATTTCTGTGATGCTTGAAGAACACGATTCAAATTTTCCAAAGTTGAATGAAGAACAGAAGTCAATCTATGATAGGATTATACATTGTGTTACTAACAAGGAACACGGGTTGTTTTTCATTTATGGGTTTGGTGGGACTGGAAAAACTTTTTTGTATAGACTCTTATCTGCCAAATTGCGTTCTCAAAGAAGAATTGTTATTAATGTTGCTTCAAGTGGAATTGCTTCATTATTGTTACCTGGTGGTAAGACAGCTCATTCTATGTTTGGTATCCCAATTGAATTGAATGAAGATACTATTTGTAGAATTCCGAAAGATAGTCCTAAGGCTGATTTAATTCGACTTGCTGAGCTAATTATTTGGGATGAAGCTCCAATGACTAACAAGTTGGCATTTGAAGCTTTAGACAGAAGTTTTCGAGACATAATGACGTCGATTTCAGTGTCTAACAAAGATCTACCTTTTGGAGGAAAAATCATTGTTCTTGGAGGTGATTTTCGACAGGTTTTGCCTGTTATTCCTAAAGCTTCTCGTGCTGAGATTGTTATGGCATCAATCAATTCTTCAATTCTTTGGAAGCACTTTGAAGTGTTGACGTTGACAAAAAATATGCGGTTAGAAAGTGCTACAAATCAATCAAATCTGGAAGAATTGAAAAGGTTTTCCGATTGGATTCTTCAGATTGGAGAAGGGCGTATTGGGACAATAATTAACGAAAAGCTTTTAGTTCAAATTCCAAATGAGTTTCTGATTTTTCCTTCTGATAATCCAATTGATGATATTATAAATGCAATTTATCCTGACATAGTTAGAAACTTTGATGATACTGGTTTTTTCCAAGACAGAGCCATATTAGCTCCAACAGTAGAGATTGTTGAAGAAATCAATGATCACATTGTTCAATTGCTACCTGGGACAGAAAAAGAGTATCTAAGTGCTGATTCTATATGTGGTAGTGATGCTTATTGTGACGTTGATGTTGATTGGATAAATACTGAgtttttgaatcaaataaaatgtTCAGGGTTACCGAATCActcattgaaattgaagaaaggtGTGCCTATTATTTTGTTGAGAAATATTGATCCAGCTGGTGGCTTATGCAATGGTACTCGCCTTATTGTTAGAGATCTAGGAACAAATGTGATTGGAGCTGAGATTGTCTCAGGGAGTCACATTGGAGATAAAGTTTTCATTCCTCGGATGAATTTAATTCCGAGTGACGCTGGGATGCCTTTCAAATTTCAACGGAGACAATTTCCTATAAACTTGTGCTTTGCAATGACTATCAATAAGAGTCAAGGTCAAACTCTATCCAGTGTTGGACTGTTCTTACGTCGACCGGTATTTTCTCATAGTCAACTCTATGTCGCTATTTCTCGAGTGAAGAGCAAAGATGGTTTAAGAATTTTGGTATCTAGCGAGGAAAATGATGATTCTACTTTAACTCATAATGTCGTATTTAAAGAAATATTTgataagattttataa